The Amphiprion ocellaris isolate individual 3 ecotype Okinawa chromosome 6, ASM2253959v1, whole genome shotgun sequence genome contains a region encoding:
- the LOC111576639 gene encoding beta-1,3-galactosyl-O-glycosyl-glycoprotein beta-1,6-N-acetylglucosaminyltransferase-like, which translates to MRLLKRGRLSLLFGLTLVLGSVWMLSLLNELRTDGSLTYGWWEYTDVDGGPEKQCNCSAILQGETEALEEAKLLTLSEDFQKSVEIPDEYYINAAKDCRNFKLSRKYFTFPLSKEEEEFPLAFSMVVHHKVQNFERLLRAIYAPQNIYCVHVDKKSETSVFAAIMAITSCFPNVFMVRRPVSVVYAAWPRVQADLNCMADLYNASTEWKYFINVCGQDFPLKTNLEMVRMLRSLKGRNSMESEQMPAEKKWRVTNVHQLVNGQIQGIGKQKEPPPFNLPIFSGNAYIVVSRGYIRSVLEDDRIQTLIEWAKDTYSPDEFLWATIQRIPGVPGSTRPNRKYDMTDMNAVARLVKWQGHEGPQDSLDAVYSECHGNHVREICVYGAGDLRWIIAQHHLFANKFDIDTDPIAIYCLEKYLRQKVLAELH; encoded by the exons ATGCGGTTACTGAAACGAGGTCGACTGTCCCTGCTATTTGGGCTCACTCTTGTCCTGGGATCAGTGTGGATGCTTTCTCTACTCAATGAACTGAGAACAGACGGGAGTCTTACCTACGGCTGGTGGGAGTATACAGATGTCGATGGCGGTCCGGAGAAACAGTGCAACTGTTCTGCAATCCTACAGGGAGAGACGGAGGCACTGGAAGAGGCCAAATTACTGACTCTCAGTGAAGACTTCCAGAAGAGTGTTGAGATCCCTGATGAGTATTACATTAATGCAGCCAAAGACTGCAG GAACTTCAAGTTAAGCAGGAAATACTTCACATTCCCATTAAGCAAGGAAGAAGAGGAGTTTCCTCTGGCTTTCTCTATGGTGGTCCATCACAAG GTGCAGAATTTTGAGCGACTACTGCGAGCTATTTATGCACCTCAAAATATTTATTGTGTCCATGTGGACAAAAAATCAGAGACCTCAGTCTTTGCTGCCATCATGGCCATCACCTCCTGTTTTCCGAACGTCTTCATGGTCAGACGGCCTGTCAGTGTGGTCTATGCTGCCTGGCCACGAGTCCAGGCTGACCTTAACTGTATGGCTGATCTTTATAATGCCAGCACAGAATGGAAATACTTCATCAACGTTTGTGGCCAGGATTTCCCTCTGAAAACCAATTTGGAGATGGTACGGATGTTGCGTTCATTGAAGGGCCGGAACAGCATGGAGTCAGAACAAATGCCAGCTGAAAAGAAATGGAGGGTGACAaatgttcaccagctagttAATGGGCAAATTCAG GGGATAGGAAAGCAAAAGGAGCCACCACCCTTCAACCTGCCCATTTTCTCAGGAAATGCCTACATTGTGGTCAGTCGAGGTTACATCCGCAGTGTGTTGGAAGATGATCGAATACAGACGTTGATAGAGTGGGCCAAAGACACCTACAGTCCTGATGAGTTTCTCTGGGCAACCATTCAACGAATCCCTGGTGTTCCTGGCTCAACGAGGCCAAATCGTAAATACGACATGACAGATATGAATGCAGTTGCTCGACTGGTGAAGTGGCAGGGCCATGAGGGTCCTCAGGATTCCCTGGATGCAGTGTATTCAGAATGTCATGGTAACCATGTGAGGGAAATATGTGTGTATGGTGCTGGAGACCTGCGATGGATCATTGCTCAGCATCACCTCTTTGCCAACAAGTTCGACATCGACACAGATCCCATTGCCATCTACTGCTTGGAGAAATATCTGAGACAAAAGGTGCTGGCTGAGTTACATTAG